A stretch of the Arvicola amphibius chromosome 8, mArvAmp1.2, whole genome shotgun sequence genome encodes the following:
- the Ecel1 gene encoding endothelin-converting enzyme-like 1 — protein sequence MEAPYSMTAHYDEFQEVKYVSRCGTGGARGTSLPPGFPRGAGRSASGARAGLPRWNRREVCLLSGLVFAAGLCAILAAMLALKYLGPGAAGGGGACPEGCPERKAFARAARFLSANLDASIDPCQDFYSFACGGWLRRHAIPDDKLTYGTIAAIGEQNEERLRRLLARPAGGPGGAAQRKVRAFFRSCLDMREIERLGPRPMLEVIEDCGGWDLGGTPDRPGAARWDLNRLLYKAQGVYSAAALFSLTVSLDDRNSSRYVIRIDQDGLTLPERTLYLAQDEESEKILAAYRVFMVRLLKLLGADAVEQKAQEILQLEQRLANISVSEYDDLRRDVSSMYNKVTLGQLQKITPHLQWKWLLDHIFQEDFSEDEEVVLLATDYMQQVSQLIRSTPRRILHNYLVWRVVVVLSEHLSPPFREALHELAREMEGSDKPQELARVCLGQANRHFGMALGALFVHEHFSAASKAKVQQLVEDIKYILGQRLEELDWMDAQTKAAARAKLQYMMVMVGYPDFLLKPEAVDKEYEFEVHEKTYFKNILNSIRFSIQLSVKKIRQEVDKSTWLLPPQALNAYYLPNKNQMVFPAGILQPTLYDPDFPQSLNYGGIGTIIGHELTHGYDDWGGQYDRSGNLLHWWTEASYTHFLRKAECIVRLYDNFTVYNQRVNGKHTLGENIADMGGLKLAYYAYQKWVREHGPEHPLHRLKYTHNQLFFIAFAQNWCIKRRSQSIYLQVLTDKHAPEHYRVLGSVSQFEEFGRAFHCPKDSPMNPVHKCSVW from the exons ATGGAGGCCCCGTATTCCATGACAGCACACTACGATGAGTTCCAGGAAGTCAAGTATGTAAGCCGTTGTGGTACTGGGGGCGCCCGAGGGACCTCCCTGCCTCCAGGCTTCCCGAGGGGCGCAGGGCGCAGCGCTAGCGGGGCCCGGGCCGGGCTGCCGCGTTGGAACCGACGCGAGGTGTGCCTGCTGTCGGGGCTGGTGTTCGCCGCCGGCCTCTGTGCCATCCTGGCGGCCATGCTGGCACTCAAGTACCTGGGCCCGGGAGCGGCGGGAGGTGGCGGAGCCTGTCCCGAGGGCTGCCCAGAGCGCAAGGCCTTCGCGCGAGCCGCCCGCTTCCTGTCTGCCAACCTGGACGCCAGCATCGACCCGTGCCAGGACTTCTACTCGTTTGCGTGCGGGGGCTGGCTGCGGCGCCACGCCATCCCCGACGACAAGCTCACCTACGGCACGATCGCTGCCATCGGCGAGCAGAACGAGGAGCGTCTGCGGCGCCTGCTGGCGAGACCCGCGGGAGGCCCCGGCGGCGCTGCGCAGCGCAAGGTGCGCGCCTTCTTCCGCTCGTGCCTCGACATGCGCGAGATCGAGAGGCTCGGGCCGCGGCCCATGCTCGAGGTCATCGAGGACTGCGGCGGCTGGGACCTGGGCGGCACGCCCGATCGCCCAGGGGCTGCTCGCTGGGACCTCAACCGACTGTTGTACAAGGCGCAAGGCGTGTACAGCGCGGCCGCGCTCTTCTCGCTCACTGTCAGCCTGGACGACAGGAACTCCTCGCGCTACGTCATCCGC ATTGACCAGGATGGGCTCACACTGCCAGAAAGAACCCTGTACCTAGCTCAGGATGAAGAGAGTGAAAAG ATCCTGGCAGCTTACAGGGTGTTCATGGTGCGGCTTCTCAAACTGTTGGGGGCAGATGCTGTGGAACAGAAGGCTCAAGAGATCCTCCAACTGGAACAGAGGCTGGCCAAT ATCTCTGTATCGGAATATGATGATCTCCGTCGGGATGTCAGTTCCATGTACAACAAAGTGACTCTGGGCCAGCTACAGAAGATCACACCCCAT CTGCAGTGGAAGTGGCTGCTGGACCATATCTTCCAGGAGGACTTCTCTGAGGATGAGGAGGTGGTGCTGCTGGCCACAGACTACATGCAGCAGGTGTCCCAGCTCATCCGCTCCACACCCCGCAG gatcctgcaCAACTACCTCGTGTGGCGTGTGGTGGTGGTTCTGAGTGAGCACCTGTCCCCACCATTCCGCGAGGCGCTGCACGAGCTGGCCAGAGAGATGGAGGGCAGTGACAAGCCCCAGGAGTTGGCCCGAGTCTGCCTGGGCCAGGCCAACCGCCACTTTGGCATGGCTCTTGGTGCTCTCTTTGTTCATGAGCATTTCTCAGCCGCCAGTAAAGCCAAG GTACAGCAGTTGGTGGAAGATATCAAGTACATCCTGGGCCAGCGCCTGGAGGAGCTGGACTGGATGGATGCCCAGACCAAGGCAGCAGCTCGGGCCAAG CTCCAGTACATGATGGTCATGGTCGGCTACCCGGACTTCCTGCTGAAACCTGAGGCCGTAGATAAAGAATATGAG TTTGAGGTCCACGAGAAGACCTACTTCAAGAACATCCTGAACAGCATCCGCTTCAGCATCCAGCTGTCCGTCAAGAAGATTCGACAGGAGGTGGACAAATCCAC GTGGCTGCTCCCTCCACAGGCACTCAATGCCTACTATCTACCCAACAAGAACCAGATGG TTTTCCCAGCTGGCATCCTGCAGCCCACCCTGTATGACCCCGACTTCCCACA GTCTCTGAACTACGGGGGCATCGGCACCATCATTGGACATGAACTGACCCATGGCTACGATGACTGGG GGGGCCAGTATGACCGGTCAGGAAACCTGTTGCACTGGTGGACAGAGGCTTCCTACACCCACTTTCTGCGCAAGGCCGAGTGCATTGTCCGTCTCTATGACAACTTTACCGTCTACAACCAGCGG GTGAATGGGAAGCACACACTTGGTGAGAACATCGCAGACATGGGAGGCCTGAAGCTGGCCTACTAT GCCTATCAGAAGTGGGTTCGGGAGCACGGCCCTGAGCACCCGCTGCACCGGCTCAAGTACACACACAACCAGCTTTTCTTCATTGCCTTTGCCCAG AACTGGTGCATCAAGCGACGGTCGCAGTCCATCTACCTGCAGGTGCTGACAGACAAGCACGCACCTGAGCACTACCG GGTCCTGGGCAGTGTGTCCCAGTTTGAGGAGTTCGGCCGGGCCTTCCACTGTCCCAAGGACTCTCCCATGAACCCTGTCCACAAATGCTCTGTGTGGTGA
- the LOC119820966 gene encoding intestinal-type alkaline phosphatase: MQGAWLLLLLLLGLGLQLSLSVIPVEEENPAFWNQKAAEALSAAKKLQPIQTSAKNLIIFLGNGMGVPTVTATRILKGQLEGHLGPETPLAMDSFPYMALSKTYSVNRQVPDSASTATAYLCGVKTNYKTIGVSPAARFDECNTTFGNEVISVPNKQVGKAVGLVTTTRVQHASPAGTYVHTMNRNWYGDADMPASALQEGCKDIATQLVSNMDINVILGGGRKYMFPEGTPDPEYPNDVNQTGTRLDGRNLVEEWLSKHQGSQYVWNREELIQKSLDPSVTYLMGLFKPVDTKFDIQRDPLMDPSLKEMTEAALRVLSRNPNGFYLFVEGGGIDCGHHLGTAYLALTEAVMFDTAIEKASQLTSEKDTLTIVTADHSHVFSFGGYTLRGTSIFGLAPLKALDGKSYTSILYGNGPGYVGTGERPNVTAAESGDPSYQQQAAVPVKSETHGGEDVAIFARGPQAHLLHGVQEQSYIAHVMAFAGCLEPYTDCGLAPPEDESSETAPSQTTTTTRQTTTTIPVRDSAGSLGPATTPLALSLLA, from the exons atgCAGGgagcctggctgctgctgctgctgctgctgggcctcGGGTTGCAGCTGTCACTGAGTGTCATCCCAG TGGAGGAGGAGAACCCAGCCTTCTGGAACCAAAAGGCAGCCGAAGCTCTGAGTGCTGCCAAGAAGCTGCAGCCCATTCAGACATCAGCCAAGAACCTCATCATCTTCCTGGGGAACG GGATGGGGGTACCCACAGTGACAGCCACCAGGATCTTAAAGGGACAGTTGGAAGGCCATCTAGGACCTGAGACACCCCTAGCCATGGACAGCTTCCCATACATGGCTCTGTCCAAG ACCTACAGTGTGAACAGACAGGTCCCCGACAGTGCCAGCACAGCCACAGCCTACCTGTGCGGGGTCAAGACCAACTACAAGACCATTGGTGTGAGCCCGGCCGCACGGTTTGACGAGTGCAACACCACTTTCGGCAATGAGGTCATCTCGGTGCCAAACAAGCAGGTGG GAAAGGCCGTAGGACTGGTGACCACCACAAGGGTGCAGCACGCCTCTCCAGCCGGCACGTACGTTCACACGATGAACCGGAACTGGTACGGGGACGCTGATATGCCCGCCTCGGCCCTGCAGGAGGGCTGCAAGGACATTGCTACACAACTTGTCTCCAACATGGACATCAAT GTGATCCTCGGTGGGGGCCGAAAATACATGTTTCCTGAAGGAACCCCAGACCCTGAGTATCCGAATGATGTTAACCAGACCGGAACCAGACTTGATGGCCGGAACCTGGTGGAGGAATGGCTGTCAAAGCACCAG GGATCCCAGTATGTTTGGAACCGTGAAGAACTCATTCAGAAGTCCCTCGATCCATCAGTGACTTACCTCATGG GCCTCTTTAAGCCTGTAGACACAAAATTCGACATTCAACGAGACCCCTTGATGGATCCATCTCTGAAGGAAATGACAGAGGCAGCCCTGAGAGTGCTAAGCAGGAACCCCAACGGCTTCTACCTCTTTGTGGAGG GTGGCGGAATCGACTGTGGTCACCATCTGGGCACAGCGTATCTGGCTCTGACTGAGGCTGTCATGTTCGACACAGCCATCGAGAAGGCCAGCCAGCTTACCAGTGAGAAAGACACATTGACCATAGTTACCGCTGACCACTCCCACGtcttctcctttggtggctacacaCTTCGGGGGACCTCCATCTTCG GGCTGGCCCCGCTCAAAGCTCTGGACGGAAAGTCCTACACCTCCATCCTGTATGGCAACGGCCCGGGCTACGTTGGTACAGGGGAAAGACCCAACGTCACCGCTGCTGAAAGCG GTGACCCCTCATACCAGCAGCAGGCGGCTGTGCCGGTGAAGTCGGAGACCCACGGCGGGGAGGATGTGGCGATATTCGCGCGTGGCCCGCAGGCACACCTGCTGCACGGAGTGCAGGAGCAGAGTTACATCGCGCATGTCATGGCCTTTGCAGGCTGCCTGGAGCCCTACACCGACTGCGGCCTGGCGCCCCCTGAAGACGAGAGCAGTGAAACCGCCCCGAGCCAGACCACCACGACAACCCGCcagaccaccaccaccatccctgtAAGGGACAGCGCTGGTAGCCTAGGCCCAGCCACCACCCCGCTGGCCCTGTCGCTGCTGGCCTGA